From Agromyces sp. SYSU T00194, a single genomic window includes:
- a CDS encoding YihY/virulence factor BrkB family protein has translation MSDRGNRNGRIAAVPTGSGDPRDEQEEGVGETRGRLEAVTVRLRDRFEEPVSAVTTLTRRTMEIFPVRVWRNFLWRNGFLMSAGMSYMALFAVFAAMFVAFSVAGLWLTGNPEVFTALVELINTYVPGLISADDVEGVIDTDELTRLATQSLSLFTITGVIAVGGLLWTAVSWITYSRIAVRSMFGLARDARAYVLLKARDFVMAIIFGAVLVLTASLSVATTTAFEWVRNVIGLDLASSWTGLVVRLGGLVAVLLLNTAVLATMFRFLSGAAVPWHRLWPGSILGAIALGVVQALGSTVLGAASRNPLLATFTVFIALLLWFNLTSIITLVAASWISVAAADRNETLRRVTPEQLERERRERERNAQLLAARVAVRDAEEDVDAAGFFRRPSARRRLARAEQRLERLQARFDAEDVARLP, from the coding sequence GTGAGCGATCGGGGGAACCGGAACGGGCGCATCGCCGCCGTGCCGACCGGTTCGGGCGACCCCCGGGACGAGCAGGAGGAGGGCGTCGGCGAGACCCGCGGGCGCCTCGAGGCCGTCACGGTGCGCCTGCGCGATCGCTTCGAGGAGCCGGTCAGCGCCGTCACGACCCTGACCCGCCGCACCATGGAGATCTTCCCGGTGCGCGTCTGGCGCAACTTCCTCTGGCGCAACGGATTCCTCATGTCGGCGGGCATGAGCTACATGGCGCTGTTCGCGGTGTTCGCCGCGATGTTCGTCGCCTTCTCGGTGGCCGGCCTGTGGCTGACCGGCAACCCCGAGGTGTTCACCGCGCTGGTCGAGCTCATCAACACCTACGTGCCCGGGCTGATCTCCGCCGACGACGTCGAGGGGGTCATCGACACCGACGAGCTGACGAGGCTCGCGACGCAGAGCCTCAGCCTCTTCACGATCACGGGCGTGATCGCCGTCGGCGGTCTGCTCTGGACCGCCGTGAGCTGGATCACCTACTCGCGCATCGCGGTGCGCTCGATGTTCGGCCTCGCGCGCGACGCGCGCGCGTACGTGCTGCTGAAGGCGCGCGACTTCGTGATGGCCATCATCTTCGGGGCGGTGCTCGTGCTCACGGCCTCGCTCAGCGTGGCGACGACCACCGCGTTCGAGTGGGTGCGCAACGTGATCGGGCTCGATCTCGCCTCGAGCTGGACCGGCCTCGTCGTGCGGCTGGGCGGCCTCGTGGCCGTGCTCCTGCTGAACACCGCGGTGCTCGCGACCATGTTCCGGTTCCTGTCGGGCGCCGCGGTGCCGTGGCACCGCCTGTGGCCGGGCTCGATCCTCGGCGCGATCGCGCTGGGCGTGGTGCAGGCCCTCGGGAGCACGGTGCTCGGCGCCGCCAGCCGCAATCCGCTGCTGGCCACCTTCACGGTCTTCATCGCGCTGCTGCTCTGGTTCAACCTGACGAGCATCATCACGCTCGTCGCCGCCTCCTGGATCTCGGTCGCGGCCGCCGACCGCAACGAGACGCTGCGCCGCGTGACCCCCGAGCAGCTCGAGCGCGAGCGACGCGAACGCGAACGCAACGCCCAGCTCCTCGCCGCCCGCGTGGCGGTGCGCGACGCCGAGGAGGACGTCGATGCTGCCGGGTTCTTCCGCCGCCCGTCGGCCCGGCGCCGGCTCGCCCGCGCGGAGCAGCGCCTGGAGCGTCTCCAGGCCCGCTTCGACGCGGAGGATGTCGCCCGCCTCCCCTAG
- a CDS encoding mannose-1-phosphate guanylyltransferase yields MTETTALERFYSVIPAGGIGSRLWPLSRADAPKFLHDLTGSGQTLLRDTWERLAPIAGDQRIMVVTGRAHRAAVEQQLPALTDENIVLESEPRDSSAAIGLAAAILERREPGVIVGSFAADHVIGQGEGFRAAVREAIAAADAGYITTIGIAPTEPAVGFGYIHTGEALEVAGAEHALAVSEFVEKPDLDTAKRYVEGGDHLWNAGMFIARADRLLEELRRSQPELHAGLVELAAAWDDPVTRGPAVDRIWPTLTKIAIDYSVAEPAAAAGRLAVIPGRFDWDDVGDFASLAKLNTAGRASDLAILGEHARVLADASSGIVVSRSKRVISLIGVRDIVVVDTPDALLVTTSEHAQRVKSVVDALRMGGSSDVL; encoded by the coding sequence ATGACGGAGACCACAGCGCTCGAGCGCTTCTACAGCGTGATCCCCGCCGGCGGCATCGGCTCCCGCCTGTGGCCGCTGTCGCGCGCCGACGCCCCGAAGTTCCTGCACGACCTGACCGGGTCGGGCCAGACCCTGCTGCGCGACACCTGGGAGCGGCTCGCGCCGATCGCCGGCGACCAGCGGATCATGGTCGTCACCGGGCGCGCGCACCGGGCCGCCGTCGAGCAGCAGCTGCCGGCGCTCACCGACGAGAACATCGTGCTGGAATCCGAGCCGCGCGACTCGTCGGCCGCCATCGGGCTGGCCGCCGCGATCCTGGAGCGACGCGAGCCGGGGGTCATCGTGGGCTCGTTCGCCGCCGACCACGTGATCGGCCAGGGCGAGGGCTTCCGCGCCGCCGTGCGCGAGGCGATCGCCGCGGCGGACGCCGGGTACATCACCACCATCGGCATCGCGCCGACCGAGCCCGCGGTCGGGTTCGGCTACATCCACACGGGCGAGGCGCTCGAGGTCGCCGGCGCCGAGCACGCGCTCGCCGTGTCGGAGTTCGTCGAGAAGCCCGACCTCGACACCGCGAAGCGGTACGTCGAGGGCGGCGACCACCTCTGGAACGCGGGCATGTTCATCGCCCGGGCCGACCGGCTGCTCGAGGAGCTGCGCCGCTCGCAGCCCGAGCTGCACGCGGGGCTCGTGGAGCTCGCGGCGGCGTGGGACGATCCCGTCACGCGCGGACCCGCCGTCGACCGCATCTGGCCGACGCTCACGAAGATCGCCATCGACTACTCCGTCGCGGAGCCCGCGGCGGCGGCCGGGCGCCTCGCGGTCATCCCCGGTCGCTTCGACTGGGACGACGTCGGGGACTTCGCGTCGCTGGCGAAGCTCAACACCGCCGGACGGGCCAGCGACCTCGCGATCCTCGGCGAGCACGCGCGGGTGCTCGCGGACGCGTCGAGCGGCATCGTGGTGAGCCGATCCAAGCGCGTGATCAGCCTGATCGGGGTGCGCGACATCGTGGTGGTCGACACGCCCGACGCCCTGCTGGTGACGACGAGCGAGCATGCGCAGCGGGTGAAGTCGGTCGTCGACGCGCTGCGCATGGGCGGCTCGAGCGACGTGCTCTGA
- a CDS encoding glycosyltransferase family 4 protein: protein MRVAVVTESFLPTVNGVTTSVCRILEALRERGDEAVVIAPTDGDGTYAGHPVVGVPAVAYRRFPVGLPGPSVQRTLEAFGPDLVHAASPFLLGAEGIAAARRLGVPSVAVYQTDVAGYALRHRWGRGAARLARAWVRRVHEQAGLTLAPSGAAVAELEALGVPRIARWGRGVDLDGFHPNLRTDARTRALRRALAPGGEVLVGYVGRLAPEKRVERLRALRGLRDIRLAVVGDGPAAPDVRRALRGVPTTFLGQLTGDELRTAYAALDVFVHTGTEETFGQTIQEAQASGCPVVAPRAGGPIDLVDHGRTGLLYAPDDDDALAAAVAGLVADPARRARIGEAGRRAVRERSWAHVCGELFAHYDAVVAGRAAAAAGAVASTQG, encoded by the coding sequence GTGAGAGTCGCGGTGGTCACCGAGAGCTTCCTTCCCACGGTCAACGGGGTCACGACCAGCGTGTGCCGCATCCTCGAGGCGCTCCGGGAGCGCGGCGACGAGGCCGTCGTCATCGCGCCGACGGACGGCGACGGCACGTATGCGGGGCACCCGGTGGTCGGAGTGCCGGCGGTGGCATACCGCCGCTTCCCGGTGGGGCTGCCGGGCCCGAGCGTGCAGCGCACGCTCGAGGCGTTCGGGCCCGACCTCGTGCACGCCGCGTCCCCGTTCCTGCTCGGCGCCGAGGGCATCGCCGCCGCCCGCCGGCTCGGCGTGCCGAGCGTCGCCGTCTACCAGACCGATGTCGCCGGGTACGCGCTGCGGCACCGCTGGGGACGCGGGGCGGCCCGGCTCGCGCGCGCCTGGGTGCGTCGGGTGCACGAGCAGGCCGGCCTCACGCTCGCGCCGTCCGGCGCCGCCGTCGCGGAGCTCGAGGCGCTCGGCGTGCCGCGCATCGCCCGCTGGGGCCGCGGGGTGGACCTCGACGGGTTCCACCCGAACCTGCGCACCGACGCACGCACCCGCGCGCTGCGCCGTGCGCTCGCCCCGGGCGGCGAGGTGCTCGTCGGCTACGTCGGCCGGCTCGCACCGGAGAAGCGCGTCGAGCGCCTCCGCGCGCTCCGGGGCCTCCGCGACATCCGGCTGGCGGTCGTCGGCGACGGCCCCGCCGCGCCCGACGTGCGCCGCGCGCTGCGTGGCGTGCCCACCACGTTCCTCGGCCAGCTCACGGGCGACGAGCTGCGCACCGCCTACGCCGCCCTCGACGTGTTCGTGCACACCGGCACCGAGGAGACCTTCGGCCAGACCATCCAGGAGGCGCAGGCGAGCGGATGCCCCGTGGTCGCGCCGCGCGCCGGCGGCCCGATCGACCTCGTCGACCACGGGCGCACGGGCCTGCTCTACGCTCCGGACGACGACGACGCCCTCGCCGCCGCCGTGGCCGGGCTCGTCGCGGACCCGGCGCGCCGCGCCCGCATCGGCGAGGCGGGTCGGCGCGCCGTCCGCGAGCGGTCGTGGGCGCACGTCTGCGGCGAGCTCTTCGCGCACTACGACGCGGTCGTCGCAGGGCGGGCCGCAGCCGCCGCCGGCGCGGTCGCGAGTACACAGGGTTAG
- a CDS encoding BMP family lipoprotein: MTISIRKAATGGFATLGAIVLLAGCASAPEEETGGEAAEAIDYLPCIVSDAGGFNDKSFNQLSFEGVQEAADELGTDFIDVESNAETDYGPNLESLVSQGCDTIVTVGFALSADTVESANANPDLEYVLIDDAADNDFDGTKDAENVKPLLYDTAQAAFLAGYLAAGYSEAGKVGTFGGMEFPTVTIFMDGFKQGVDYYNSEKGADVEVIGWDGSTGSFTGGFEANQDAKNVAQNIIDQGVDVLLPVGGPIYQSAIAAIDDSGEDIALIGVDADFYETDPTTQPYVLTSILKGMKVSTYEAVLAAGMDEWDPEAYIGTLENDGVGIAPFHDFEDAVSDELKQEIEDLKAGIIDGSIEVTSYLS; this comes from the coding sequence GTGACCATCTCGATCCGGAAGGCCGCGACCGGTGGCTTCGCCACGCTCGGCGCCATCGTGCTGCTGGCAGGCTGCGCGTCGGCTCCCGAGGAGGAGACCGGCGGCGAGGCCGCAGAGGCCATCGACTACCTGCCCTGCATCGTCTCCGATGCCGGCGGCTTCAACGACAAGTCGTTCAACCAGCTCAGCTTCGAGGGCGTCCAGGAGGCGGCCGACGAGCTCGGCACCGACTTCATCGACGTCGAGTCGAACGCCGAGACCGACTACGGCCCCAACCTCGAGAGCCTCGTCTCGCAGGGCTGCGACACCATCGTGACCGTCGGCTTCGCGCTGTCGGCCGACACCGTCGAGTCCGCGAACGCCAACCCCGACCTCGAGTACGTCCTCATCGACGACGCGGCCGACAACGACTTCGACGGCACCAAGGACGCCGAGAACGTCAAGCCGCTGCTGTACGACACCGCGCAGGCCGCGTTCCTCGCGGGCTACCTCGCCGCGGGCTACTCGGAGGCCGGCAAGGTCGGCACCTTCGGTGGCATGGAGTTCCCGACCGTCACCATCTTCATGGACGGCTTCAAGCAGGGCGTCGACTACTACAACTCGGAGAAGGGCGCCGACGTCGAGGTCATCGGCTGGGACGGCTCGACCGGTTCCTTCACGGGTGGCTTCGAGGCCAACCAGGACGCCAAGAACGTCGCGCAGAACATCATCGACCAGGGTGTCGACGTGCTCCTGCCGGTCGGCGGCCCGATCTACCAGTCGGCGATCGCCGCGATCGACGACTCGGGCGAGGACATCGCGCTGATCGGCGTCGACGCCGACTTCTACGAGACCGACCCGACGACGCAGCCGTACGTGCTCACGTCGATCCTCAAGGGCATGAAGGTCTCGACCTACGAGGCCGTGCTCGCCGCGGGCATGGACGAGTGGGACCCCGAGGCATACATCGGCACGCTCGAGAACGACGGGGTCGGCATCGCGCCGTTCCACGACTTCGAGGACGCCGTGTCCGACGAGCTCAAGCAGGAGATCGAGGACCTCAAGGCCGGCATCATCGACGGCTCGATCGAGGTCACCTCGTACCTGAGCTGA
- a CDS encoding exodeoxyribonuclease III translates to MPTKPVRVASVNVNGIRAAFRRGMGDWLAARDVDILALQEVRASTDDLTGLLGEEWDVLHDPASAKGRAGVALASRRPARIHRVALGPDEFDSAGRWLEADYDFDGSAITVVSTYVHSGEADTPKQVEKYRFLDAMEERLPRLAAHAEHAVVVGDLNVGHRTLDIRNWRGNRKKAGFLPEERAYFDRFVGAEDEDGYNAGAGLGWVDVGRRHHGEVEGPYTWWSWRGKAFDNDSGWRIDYHLATGPLAASVVDYSVDRADAYDERWSDHAPVVVDYAI, encoded by the coding sequence ATGCCCACGAAGCCCGTCCGCGTCGCCAGCGTCAACGTCAACGGCATCCGGGCCGCGTTCCGGCGGGGCATGGGCGACTGGCTCGCCGCGCGCGACGTCGACATCCTGGCCCTCCAGGAGGTGCGCGCGTCGACCGACGACCTGACCGGCCTGCTGGGCGAGGAGTGGGACGTGCTGCACGACCCCGCATCCGCGAAGGGTCGCGCGGGCGTCGCGCTCGCCAGCCGCCGGCCCGCCCGCATCCACCGGGTCGCCCTCGGCCCCGACGAGTTCGACTCGGCGGGCCGCTGGCTCGAGGCCGACTACGACTTCGACGGCTCGGCGATCACGGTCGTCAGCACCTACGTGCACTCGGGCGAGGCGGACACCCCGAAGCAGGTCGAGAAGTACCGCTTCCTCGACGCCATGGAGGAGCGGCTCCCCCGGCTCGCCGCGCACGCGGAGCACGCGGTCGTCGTCGGCGACCTGAACGTCGGGCACCGCACCCTGGACATCCGCAACTGGCGTGGCAACCGGAAGAAGGCCGGGTTCCTCCCCGAGGAGCGCGCGTACTTCGACCGGTTCGTCGGCGCCGAGGACGAGGACGGCTACAACGCCGGCGCGGGCCTCGGCTGGGTCGACGTCGGCCGCCGCCACCACGGCGAGGTCGAGGGCCCGTACACGTGGTGGTCGTGGCGCGGCAAGGCGTTCGACAACGACTCGGGGTGGCGCATCGACTACCACCTCGCGACCGGCCCGCTCGCGGCATCCGTCGTCGACTACTCGGTGGACCGCGCCGACGCCTACGACGAGCGATGGTCCGACCACGCTCCCGTCGTCGTCGACTACGCCATCTGA
- the sdhC gene encoding succinate dehydrogenase, cytochrome b556 subunit, which yields MSQSTAGTLTAPEEPVKRSRPGGTLYRGNEGMWSWVLHRITGVAIFFFLLVHILDTALVRVSPEAYNVVIGAYQTPIMGLGEVALVGAIVFHAYNGLRIILVDFWAWATRHQRLLFYIVIGLWVITMLGFVPRHLMNVFSH from the coding sequence ATGTCGCAATCGACGGCAGGAACCCTGACAGCGCCCGAGGAGCCGGTGAAGCGATCCCGGCCCGGCGGCACGCTGTATCGGGGCAACGAGGGCATGTGGTCGTGGGTGCTGCATCGCATCACTGGCGTCGCCATCTTCTTCTTCCTGCTGGTGCACATCCTCGACACCGCACTGGTGCGGGTGAGCCCGGAGGCGTACAACGTCGTGATCGGCGCCTACCAGACGCCGATCATGGGGCTCGGCGAGGTGGCCCTGGTCGGTGCGATCGTCTTCCACGCCTACAACGGCCTGCGCATCATCCTGGTCGACTTCTGGGCTTGGGCGACCCGGCACCAGCGCCTGCTGTTCTACATCGTCATCGGCCTCTGGGTGATCACGATGCTCGGGTTCGTGCCGCGGCACCTGATGAACGTCTTCAGCCACTAG
- a CDS encoding succinate dehydrogenase hydrophobic membrane anchor subunit, with the protein MTTIEAPRSPSRPARRGPNLEKWGWIYMRVSGIVLVVLIFGHLFVNLLVGEGVKAIDFGFVAGKWASPFWQWWDCLLLWLALIHGANGMRTLVNDYTNPGRVQVTLKGALLASVVVLLVLGTLVIFTFDACPAGSPAELLPSFCPAA; encoded by the coding sequence GTGACCACCATCGAAGCCCCCCGCTCCCCCAGCCGTCCCGCGCGTCGAGGCCCGAACCTCGAGAAGTGGGGCTGGATCTACATGCGCGTCTCGGGCATCGTGCTCGTCGTGCTGATCTTCGGCCACCTCTTCGTCAACCTGCTCGTCGGCGAGGGCGTCAAGGCCATCGACTTCGGCTTCGTCGCCGGCAAGTGGGCCAGCCCGTTCTGGCAGTGGTGGGACTGCCTGCTGCTCTGGCTGGCGCTCATCCACGGCGCGAACGGCATGCGCACGCTCGTGAACGACTACACGAACCCCGGACGCGTGCAGGTCACCCTGAAGGGCGCCCTCCTGGCGTCCGTCGTCGTGCTGCTCGTACTCGGCACCCTCGTCATCTTCACGTTCGACGCGTGCCCGGCCGGCTCGCCCGCCGAGCTGCTCCCCTCGTTCTGCCCCGCCGCCTAG
- a CDS encoding ABC transporter ATP-binding protein — protein MKLELRGITKRFGSLVANDHISLTVEPGEIHCLLGENGAGKSTLMNVLYGLYRADEGEILLDDRVQHFEGPGDAMGAGIGMVHQHFMLIPVFTVAENVMLGHEETSFGGRLDLPAARAKVREISERFGFHVDPDAIVEDLPVGVQQRVEIIKALSRDARVLVFDEPTAVLTPQETDELMGIMRQLKEAGASIVFITHKLREVREVADRITVIRLGKVVGEAEPTASNAELASLMVGRAVELTVQKDPPKLGDEALVVKDLTVSDPTGLVIVDDVSFHVRAGEILAVAGVQGNGQTELAEAILGLQDHVSGSIMLDGKELVDASVRDTLDAGIGFVPEDRTVDGLVGEFTIAENLMLDRSFGEPFVKGGSLQLKHRDDFAREKLAEFDIRAPGIETPAGRLSGGNQQKVVVARELSRDLRLFVAAQPTRGVDVGSIEFIHKRIVETRDAGVPVVVVSTELDEIEALADRILVMYRGRVVGIVPADTPRDVLGLMMAGERPEGAAA, from the coding sequence ATGAAGCTCGAACTCCGAGGCATCACCAAGCGCTTCGGCTCGCTCGTCGCCAACGATCACATCTCGCTCACCGTCGAGCCGGGAGAGATCCACTGCCTCCTGGGCGAGAACGGCGCCGGCAAGTCCACCCTCATGAACGTGCTCTACGGGCTGTACCGTGCCGATGAGGGGGAGATCCTCCTCGACGACCGGGTGCAGCACTTCGAGGGGCCCGGCGATGCGATGGGCGCGGGCATCGGCATGGTGCACCAGCACTTCATGCTCATTCCCGTCTTCACCGTTGCCGAGAACGTCATGCTGGGCCACGAGGAGACCTCGTTCGGCGGCCGCCTGGACCTGCCCGCCGCGCGCGCGAAGGTCCGCGAGATCTCCGAGCGCTTCGGCTTCCACGTCGACCCCGACGCGATCGTCGAGGACCTCCCGGTGGGCGTGCAGCAGCGGGTCGAGATCATCAAGGCCCTGTCACGTGACGCCCGCGTGCTCGTCTTCGACGAACCGACCGCGGTGCTGACCCCGCAGGAGACCGACGAGCTGATGGGCATCATGCGCCAGCTCAAGGAGGCCGGGGCGTCGATCGTCTTCATCACCCACAAGCTCCGCGAGGTGCGCGAGGTCGCCGACCGCATCACCGTGATCCGGCTCGGGAAGGTCGTCGGCGAGGCCGAGCCGACCGCCTCCAACGCCGAACTGGCCTCCCTGATGGTCGGCCGCGCGGTCGAGCTCACCGTGCAGAAGGACCCGCCGAAGCTCGGCGACGAGGCCCTCGTCGTGAAGGACCTGACGGTCAGCGACCCGACCGGCCTCGTGATCGTCGACGACGTCTCCTTCCATGTCCGCGCGGGCGAGATCCTCGCGGTCGCGGGCGTGCAGGGCAACGGGCAGACCGAGCTCGCCGAGGCGATCCTCGGCCTGCAGGACCACGTGAGCGGCTCGATCATGCTCGACGGGAAGGAGCTGGTCGACGCGTCGGTGCGTGACACGCTCGACGCCGGCATCGGCTTCGTGCCCGAGGACCGCACGGTCGACGGACTGGTCGGGGAGTTCACGATCGCCGAGAACCTCATGCTCGACCGCAGCTTCGGCGAGCCGTTCGTGAAGGGCGGGAGCCTGCAGCTGAAGCACCGCGACGACTTCGCGCGCGAGAAGCTCGCCGAGTTCGACATCCGCGCACCGGGCATCGAGACCCCGGCGGGCCGGCTCTCGGGCGGCAACCAGCAGAAGGTCGTCGTGGCGCGCGAGCTCTCGCGCGACCTGCGCCTGTTCGTCGCGGCCCAGCCGACGCGCGGCGTCGACGTCGGGTCGATCGAGTTCATCCACAAGCGCATCGTGGAGACGCGCGACGCGGGCGTCCCCGTCGTGGTCGTCTCCACGGAGCTCGACGAGATCGAGGCCCTCGCCGACCGCATCCTCGTCATGTACCGCGGCAGGGTCGTCGGGATCGTGCCCGCCGACACCCCGCGCGACGTCCTCGGCCTCATGATGGCCGGCGAGCGCCCCGAAGGAGCAGCCGCATGA
- a CDS encoding succinate dehydrogenase iron-sulfur subunit, translating into MSTATMDADAPEAETAVPSFTVTFIIRRFDPDADAEPRWQDFDVEMYPTDRVLDALHKIKWEQDGSLTFRRSCAHGICGSDAMRINGRNRLACKTLIKDLDISKPIYVEAIKGLPLEKDLVVDMEPFFASFREVQPFLQATSAPEPGKERIQDVVARERFDDTTKCILCAACTTSCPVFWTDGQYFGPAAIVNAHRFIFDSRDDAAQVRLDILNDKEGVWRCRTTFNCSDACPRGIEVTKAISEVKQAIMRGKP; encoded by the coding sequence GTGTCGACCGCCACCATGGACGCGGATGCACCCGAGGCCGAGACCGCCGTTCCGTCCTTCACCGTCACCTTCATCATCCGCCGGTTCGACCCCGATGCCGACGCCGAGCCGCGCTGGCAGGACTTCGACGTCGAGATGTACCCGACCGACCGCGTGCTCGACGCCCTGCACAAGATCAAGTGGGAGCAGGACGGGTCGCTGACCTTCCGTCGCTCGTGCGCCCACGGCATCTGCGGCTCCGACGCGATGCGCATCAACGGGCGCAACCGCCTCGCCTGCAAGACGCTGATCAAGGACCTCGACATCTCGAAGCCGATCTACGTCGAGGCGATCAAGGGCCTGCCGCTCGAGAAGGACCTCGTGGTCGACATGGAGCCGTTCTTCGCGTCGTTCCGCGAGGTGCAGCCGTTCCTGCAGGCCACTTCCGCCCCGGAGCCCGGCAAGGAGCGCATCCAGGACGTCGTCGCCCGCGAGCGCTTCGACGACACCACGAAGTGCATCCTGTGCGCCGCGTGCACCACGTCGTGCCCGGTGTTCTGGACCGACGGCCAGTACTTCGGGCCGGCGGCGATCGTGAACGCGCACCGCTTCATCTTCGACTCGCGCGACGACGCGGCGCAGGTGCGCCTCGACATCCTGAACGACAAGGAGGGCGTGTGGCGCTGCCGCACGACCTTCAACTGCTCCGACGCGTGCCCGCGCGGCATCGAGGTCACCAAGGCGATCTCGGAGGTCAAGCAGGCCATCATGCGCGGCAAGCCGTAG
- the sdhA gene encoding succinate dehydrogenase flavoprotein subunit: protein MNPANATAESTVVDGVHYHQYDIVIVGAGGAGMRAAIEAGPNAKTAVISKLYPTRSHTGAAQGGMAAALANVEEDSWEWHTFDTVKGGDYLVDQDAAEILAKEAIDAVIDLENMGLPFNRTAEGKIDQRRFGGHTRDHGKAPVRRACYAADRTGHMILQTLYQNCVKHGIEFYNEYYALDVVMTEVDGVEQPSGVVAYDLASGELHVFQAKAIIFATGGFGKIYKTTSNAHTLTGDGVGIIWRKGLPLEDMEFFQFHPTGLAGLGILLTEGARGEGAILRNASGERFMERYAPTIKDLAPRDIVARCMVQEVAEGRGAGPHKDYVLLDCTHLGAEVLETKLPDITEFARTYLGVDPVYEPVPVMPTAHYAMGGIPTNVSAEVLRDNETVVPGLYAAGECACVSVHGSNRLGTNSLLDINVFGKRAGRNAVEYVKTAEFTPLPDDPAGAVRGMLEQLRASTGTERIAAIRKELQDEMDRSAQVFRTDESLEHVTNVIAGLRERYTKIAVHDKGTRFNTDLLEAVELGFLLDLAEVVVYSARNRKESRGGHMRDDFPDRDDEQYMQHTMAYLTGDPHSSHADDHISLDWKPVTITRYQPMERKY, encoded by the coding sequence GTGAATCCCGCGAACGCCACCGCCGAGTCCACCGTGGTCGACGGCGTCCACTACCACCAGTACGACATCGTGATCGTCGGCGCCGGAGGCGCGGGCATGCGCGCGGCCATCGAGGCCGGGCCGAACGCGAAGACCGCGGTGATCTCGAAGCTCTACCCGACGCGCTCGCACACGGGCGCCGCGCAGGGCGGCATGGCCGCCGCGCTGGCGAACGTCGAGGAGGACAGCTGGGAGTGGCACACCTTCGACACCGTCAAGGGCGGCGACTACCTCGTCGACCAGGACGCGGCCGAGATCCTCGCGAAGGAGGCCATCGACGCGGTCATCGACCTCGAGAACATGGGGCTGCCGTTCAACCGCACCGCCGAGGGCAAGATCGACCAGCGCCGCTTCGGCGGCCACACCCGCGACCACGGCAAGGCGCCCGTGCGCCGCGCCTGCTATGCGGCCGACCGCACGGGCCACATGATCCTGCAGACGCTGTACCAGAACTGCGTCAAGCACGGCATCGAGTTCTACAACGAGTACTACGCCCTCGACGTGGTCATGACCGAGGTCGACGGCGTGGAGCAGCCGTCGGGCGTCGTCGCCTACGACCTGGCGTCGGGCGAGCTGCACGTGTTCCAGGCCAAGGCGATCATCTTCGCCACGGGCGGCTTCGGGAAGATCTACAAGACCACCTCCAACGCCCACACCCTGACCGGCGACGGCGTCGGCATCATCTGGCGCAAGGGCCTGCCGCTGGAGGACATGGAGTTCTTCCAGTTCCACCCGACCGGCCTCGCCGGACTCGGCATCCTCCTCACCGAGGGCGCCCGCGGCGAGGGCGCGATCCTGCGCAACGCCTCGGGCGAGCGGTTCATGGAGCGCTACGCCCCGACCATCAAGGACCTCGCCCCGCGCGACATCGTCGCACGGTGCATGGTCCAGGAGGTCGCCGAGGGACGCGGAGCCGGCCCGCACAAGGACTACGTGCTGCTCGACTGCACGCACCTGGGCGCCGAGGTCCTCGAGACGAAGCTCCCCGACATCACCGAGTTCGCGCGCACGTACCTGGGCGTCGACCCGGTGTACGAGCCCGTTCCGGTCATGCCGACCGCGCACTACGCGATGGGCGGCATCCCGACCAACGTCAGCGCCGAGGTGCTGCGCGACAACGAGACCGTCGTCCCGGGCCTGTACGCCGCGGGCGAGTGCGCCTGCGTGTCGGTGCACGGCTCGAACCGCCTCGGCACCAACTCGCTGCTCGACATCAACGTCTTCGGCAAGCGCGCGGGCCGCAACGCGGTGGAGTACGTGAAGACGGCCGAGTTCACGCCGCTGCCCGACGACCCCGCGGGCGCCGTGCGCGGCATGCTCGAGCAGCTCCGCGCCTCGACGGGCACCGAGCGGATCGCCGCGATCCGCAAGGAGCTGCAGGACGAGATGGACCGCTCGGCGCAGGTGTTCCGCACCGACGAGTCGCTCGAGCACGTGACGAACGTGATCGCCGGCCTCCGCGAGCGGTACACGAAGATCGCCGTGCACGACAAGGGCACCCGCTTCAACACCGACCTCCTCGAGGCCGTCGAGCTGGGCTTCCTGCTCGACCTCGCCGAGGTCGTCGTCTACTCGGCCCGCAACCGCAAGGAGAGTCGCGGCGGCCACATGCGCGACGACTTCCCCGATCGCGACGACGAGCAGTACATGCAGCACACGATGGCCTACCTCACGGGCGACCCGCACTCGTCGCACGCCGACGACCACATCTCGCTCGACTGGAAACCCGTGACCATCACCCGCTACCAGCCGATGGAGAGGAAGTACTGA